The genomic region TCGTCGATGTTTTCATCGGAGAGCACCGGCAATCCGCTGCTGACATCCTTCAGCTGGAAGAAGTACTGAGTCGGACGTCCTCTCACGTGGCCGCGCGGCGCTCGGTGCCGCGCAGCCACTTGCCAGCGCCGGTCAGCACGAGCCCCAGCCGCGCGCACAGGAAGAACACGTCGCGCACACCAATCCGCTGCGCCAGCATCCCCGACAGCACGAGGCCGAGCAGCTGGCCGACGAATATCACCGACATCGACGTCGCGCCGATGCGTCCCATCAGGTGAGGCGGCGTCTCCCGCTGCCTCACCTGATGGGCCACGTCGGTGCGGATCGTCACCCGCGTGTGCCGCGACCGCACACATCGTAATTCCAAGTCCGTCATAGTCATTCATCTTTGTAAGTGTTTAGAAATCTATTGACGTTAATGGACGTTCACGTATCATAAAGGTCCCCAGCATGGCGCAAGGAGCACCATCATGAAAGCGTTCTTCCGTACCGGCCTCATCGTCTGCGGAACCATCGCGGCTATCATCGCGGCTTCGACCGACGCGTTCGCGCAGAAGGTCCTGATCGTCGCAGCCGAGGATCCCGCATTCGTGACTGATGTGCGGGCCAAGCTCGTGAACACCCACCAGCTGACGGCTGTTGACGTGTTCGACGCGAGCGTGGCGACGCCGACACTCGACGAGCTCAGGCCCTACGACGCCGTGCTGACGTGGTCGAACTCGTCCTACCTGGACGCCGATGCACTCGGGGACGTGCTCGCCGATTACGCGGACCTCGGCAAGGGAGTCGTGCAGGCCGAGTTCGCGTTCTATAGCGGCAGTCCCTTCGCCGAGCTGCGGCTGGCCGGCCGCTGGCAATCCGGCGGCTACGCGGCCTTCACCAGCGCCGACTCCGGATTCGACGCGGGCCTGACGCTCGTCGCCGACGTCCCGGCGCATCCCCTTCTGACCGGCGTGGCCAGCTTCAACGGCGGGACCGCCATCCTGTTCCATTCGGCGATCACGGTTCCCCCATGCGGGCAGGTCGTGGCGCACTGGAGCAACGGCGTGCCTCTCGTCGTGGTGGGCTGCCCGCCCAAGGCGCTGACCGTCGGCTTGAACTTCTATCCGCCGTCGAGCGACGCGCGCCAGGATTTCTGGGACGCCTCGACCGACGGCGCCAGGCTGATGGCCAACGCGCTGCAGTTCGTGGCGCCGGGCTCCGCCAATCGGGCGCCGACCGTCGCGACGGGACCGGCACAGACGGCCGAGGCCACCAGCGCCGCGGGCGCGACGTTCACGGTCACGGCGTCCGCGTCCGACCCCGACAGCGACCCGTTGACGCTGACCTGGAGCGGCGCGGTCAGCGGCACGGGCTCGTCGCTGACCGTGACGCTGCCGCCGCCGGCGGGGGCCACGTCTCAGACCTACCTCGCGGTGGTCACGGTGAGCGACGGGAGAGGGGGCACCGCCACCGCCAACGTGTCGCTGACCGTCACCGACACGACCGGTCCCGTCCTCGGCGGGGTGCCGTCGGCGCCGATCACGGCCACGGCGACGAGTCCGTCGGGCGCGGTCGTTCCGCTGCCGCCCGTCACCGCGACCGATGCCGTCGACGGGTCGCGTCCGGTGTCCTGCGCGCCATCCGGGCTGTTCCCGGTCGGCGACACGACCGTCACGTGCACGGCGTCTGACAGCCGGGGCAATGCGCGCGCCGCGTCGTTCGTCGTGCGCGTCTCGGCGGCCGCGTCGACACCGGGCCACATGCGGGGTGCGGGGCGCGTGGACCAGGGCAGTACACGCTATGAGTTCGCGTTCGACGTCTTCGAGCACGGCTCGCGCGACGGCGGTGGCTTCGCCTTCGCCGTGAACGGTCCACACGGCAGCACCAGCGCCTTCGTCGGCTTGACGATCGGTGCCGTCGCCTTCACCGACGATCCGCACGTCCAGCCCGGGCACTCGCGGCGGCCGCTGGCCGACACGGTTCAGTTCACGGGCACGGGCGCCTGGAAGGGACACGGCGGCTACCGCTACTCGGTCTTCGCCGTCGATGCCGGGGAACCTGGCCGCGCGGACACGTTCAGGGTGGTCGTCACGGCGCCCGACGGCAGCGTCGTCGCGCAGGTCAGCGGCAACCTGTCGGCCGGGAACATCCAGTCGCTCAGGGTCCGCTGAGCGCGGACCATTCGCGGACGATTCAATGACGGCGGCGGTCCCAGCGGGACTGCCGCCGAGCCTCCCGTCCGCTCGCTGCGCGATATACTCCTCCACGGTTTTCGTGGAGGACAGCGATGAGGTTGAAGGCACTCGCCGGCGGTGTGCTGCTGGCAGGAGCGATCACGGCGCCCGCGTTCGCACAGGGCCCACGCGTCACGGCGACGCCGCAGAAGATCGACGAGGACTACACCGCCCGGATCAAGAAGGCGACGTCCGATCCGCGGATCATCACCGAGCTGGTCGATCACATGCCGGTGTCCGACAAGGTCCCCTCACCGCTGAAGTTCTTCGGTTACGTGCCCGGCGAGCCCGGTCACCTCTCCTACCATGCCGACATCGTCCGCTACTACGAAGCGCTGGAAAAAGCGTCGTCGAGAGTAAAACTCTTCAGGCTCGGCAAGAGCGAAGAGGGTCGCGAGATGGTCGCGCTCGCGATTGCGGACGACGCAACGATCAAGCAGCTCGATAAGTACAAAGCCATCACCGCGAAGCTGACCGACCCGCGCAAGCTGCAGGACGCCGAGGCGAAGCAGCTGATCGCGACCGGGAAGCCGATCTACTACGCAACGGGCAGCATCCACACGCCAGAGACCGGCAGCCCCGAGATGCTGATCGAGCTGGCGTTCCGCCTGGCGGTGGAGGAATCGGCCTTCATCCAGACAATCCGCAACAACGCCATCGTCGTGCTGACGCCGGCGACCGAAGTGGACGGCCGCGAGAAGGTCGTCGACAACTTCAACTGGAGTCTCAAGAACCCAGGCAAGCCGCAGCCGGGCCTCGTCTACTGGGGCCAGTACGTGCAGCACGACAACAACCGCGACGGCATCGGCGTCGGCCTTCACCTGACGCAGAACATCCTCAAGAGCTTTCTCGACTGGCACCCGACCGTGTTCCACGACCTGCACGAGTCGGTGACGCTGCTCTATGTCTCGACCGGCACCGGCCCCTATAACACGGTGGTCGACCCGATTCAGATCAATGAATGGTGGCTGCTGGCCCAGAACGAAATGATGGAGATGGCCAAGCGCAACGTGCCGGGCGTGTGGACCTACAACTACTACGACGGCTGGGTCCCGAACTACATGTTCTGGATCGGCGTCACCCACAACTCGATCGGCCGCTTCTACGAGACGCAGTCGTTCAACGGCCAGAACTACACGGTCTCGCCGAACCAGAGCCGCGAGTGGTACCGCCCGAACCCGACGCCCAACGACGTCATGTGGGGGCCGCGCGCCAACGTGAACATGCAGGAGAGCGCCATCCTGATCACGATGAACAACGTCGCGAAGAACAAAGAGACGTTCCTCGAGAACTACTACCTGAAGAACAAGCACACGATCGAGCGCGGCCAGACGAAAGCGCCCTACGCGTACGTGGTGCCGGCCGCTCAAAGACGCCGGGTCGAGGCGGCCGAGCTGATGAACCTGGTTCGCCGCGAAGGCGCCGAGGTCCACACGGCGAACAGCGCGTTTGCGATTGGCAATCTCCAGGTGGCGCCCGGCGACTATATCGTCCGCCTCGACCAGCCGTACGGCGCGATCGTCGAGACGCTGCTCGGCGTGCAGTTCTATTCGCCCGACAACCCGCGGCCCTACGACGACACCGGCTGGGCGATTCCGCTGCTCAGGAACGTGAAGGCGACCGCCGTCGCCGACAAGACGATCCTGTCGCAGCCGATGACGCTGGCCGCCGCCGATTTCACCGTGCCGGGCGCGATCAGCGGTACCGGCCCGGTGCTGATCGTCGACAACAACACCGACAACACCCTGGTGACGTTCCGCTTCACGCACGCGGCTCTGAAGATGACCGCCGCCGAGCAGCCGTTCGAGGCCGGCGGCCACCACTTCTCCGCCGGCAGCTTCATCATCGCCAACGCCGATCGCGCGGCGCTCGAGCCGTCGATCCGTGAGCTTGGACTGTCGGCGTTCGCGGTCGCGGCAGCGCCCGCCGTGGCGCAGCACGACCTCGACGTTCCCCGCATCGGCTACATCCATACCTGGACGAGCACGCAGGACGAGGGCTGGGTCCGGATGGCGCTCGACAAGTTCAAGGTGCCCTACACCTATTTCGGCGACAACCTGGTGCGTCAGGGCGGTCTTCGCGACAAGTACGATGTCGTCATCTTCCCGCACGCCGGCGGCAGCGGCCAGGCGCTGGTCTACGGCGGCGTCAGCGGCAACGAGCCGCGGCCGTACAAGAAGACCGACGACACGCCGCACCTCGGCATCGAGGATTCCACCGACGACATGCGAGGCGGCCTTGGCTACGACGGCCTGCAGGAGCTTTACAAGTTCGTGCAACAGGGGGGCGTGCTGATCACCGAAGGGGGCACGTCGACCATCTTTCCCGACTTCAACCTCACGCCGGGGGTGACGGTCGAGCCCGCTGAGGGACTCTTCGTTCGCGGCTCAGTGCTGAAGGCGATCGTCGCCGACAAGACGAGTCCCGTGACCTACGGGTACGACCAGAACGCGCTCGCGGTGTACTTCAACCAGGCGCCGGTGCTCGCGGTGGCGGGCGGCGGCCGTGGCGCCGGCGCACGCGGCGGCGCGGCCGTCGACGGCGGGCCTGGCAGCTTCAACATGCAGCCGCAATCCGTTCCGCCCAAGCTCACGACGCTTGAAGGCGGCGCGCCGACGATGGCAGGGACGCCAGCGGTGGCGGAGAATGCCGGCCGCGGCGGCCGCGGTGGCGGGCGCGGCGGCGGGGGCGGCGGATTCGGTGGCCGCGGCGGCGCGCCGACCACGGCGGCGCCCCGGGTGCTGCTGTCGTTTCCGACCGACCCGAACGACATGCTCCTGTCGGGCGTGCTCGTCGGCGGGCAGGCGCTCGCCGGACGCGCGGTGGTCGTCGACGCACCGATCGGCAAGGGGCACGTCGTCATGTTCGCCAACCGTCCGTACTGGCGGTGGCAGACGCAGGGAAATTTCTTTCTCGGCTTCAACACCATCCTGAACTGGAACGATCTGGACGCCGGCCGCCAGGCGCCGCGCGCCCCGACGACCAGTCCGCAGCAGGAGCGGTAGGCCGTGCGGACGTGGATCGCCGGTGTCGCGCTCGTCGTGGCGCCGCTGCTCGCACTGGCGCAGACGACGCTGCAGTACCGTTGGAAGCAGGGTGAGCCCGTCGCGTACGAAACGAATCTCAAGACCGACAGCACGATGAGCGGCATGCCGGGCGCAGGCGACGTGACGCTGGGGCAGACCATGACCCAGCGCGTCAGGCTGTTGCCGGCCGCGGTGGCGCCCGACGGCACCACCACACTGCAGCAGACCATCGAAGCCGTGAAAGTCGAGATGACCACGCCAATGGGGAAGGCGGCCTACGACAGCGCCGTTCCCCAGGCCACCCCGGACGAGTCGTCGGCCCCGCTGGCGACCGTGTTTGGCGGCATCGTCGGCGCGACACTGAGCGTCACGGTGGCGCCAGACGGCGCCGTGCAGCGGATCGACGGCGTCCAGAAGGCGCTCGACAAGATCGTCCAGAACCTGCCGCCGCAGCAGCGCGCGTCGGCGCAGGCGGCGCAGACGCTGAGAGCGGTGTTGAGTGAGGGCGCCATCCGTTCCTCGCTCGAGCAGAGCTTCCCCCGCCTGCCGTCTCAGTCGGTAAAGCCGGGCGAATCGTGGACGGCACAGGTGAGCCTCGGCAGTGAGGCGACCGGCAGGATTGCCGGAACACAGACGTTGACGCTCAAGAGCATCGAGGGAGATGTCGCGACGATCGACGTCGCACTTGCGCTGAAGCAGGAGAGTTCCCCGCCGATGGGGCCCTCCGGCATGACGATGAAGCTCGGCGACAGCCACGGATCCGGAACGCTGACTTTCGACGTTGCCGCCGGGCGCATCCGCTCCGCCTCGATGATCACGGAGTTGGCGTCCACGATGACCGCGTCGGGGCCCGACGGGCGCCCGACGACGATCAAGAATACGACCAGGATTTCGATGACAATGGAGGAGATCAAGTGATTCGGAACCTCACTCTCACCCTGGCGGCGCTGACGCTGGCGGCCACCGGCGCTTCCGCGCAGGCGAACCCGGAAACGGCCGGCATCGCGAAGACGCGCACCGCGTTCGAGAAATCTGTCGCCGCCCAGGACGCCGCGGCGATCGCGAAACTCTTCACCGCCGATGGCACGGAGATGCCGCCGAATGCGCCGGCCGCGAAGGGGCGCGCCGCGATCGAGGCGTTCCACAAGTCGTTCGCGCAGCAGTTCATGAACCACGGCTTCTCCCTCGCCGCCACCGAGACGAAAGTGCTCGGCGACACCGCCTACGAGATCGGCACCTACAAGCAGACGCTGATGGTGATGAAGGGGGGCGGCATGATCGACGACACGGGCAAGTACATCGTCCTGCTGAAGAAGGACGCCAGCGGCTGGCTGATTACGCACGCGATC from Vicinamibacterales bacterium harbors:
- a CDS encoding HYR domain-containing protein, giving the protein MKAFFRTGLIVCGTIAAIIAASTDAFAQKVLIVAAEDPAFVTDVRAKLVNTHQLTAVDVFDASVATPTLDELRPYDAVLTWSNSSYLDADALGDVLADYADLGKGVVQAEFAFYSGSPFAELRLAGRWQSGGYAAFTSADSGFDAGLTLVADVPAHPLLTGVASFNGGTAILFHSAITVPPCGQVVAHWSNGVPLVVVGCPPKALTVGLNFYPPSSDARQDFWDASTDGARLMANALQFVAPGSANRAPTVATGPAQTAEATSAAGATFTVTASASDPDSDPLTLTWSGAVSGTGSSLTVTLPPPAGATSQTYLAVVTVSDGRGGTATANVSLTVTDTTGPVLGGVPSAPITATATSPSGAVVPLPPVTATDAVDGSRPVSCAPSGLFPVGDTTVTCTASDSRGNARAASFVVRVSAAASTPGHMRGAGRVDQGSTRYEFAFDVFEHGSRDGGGFAFAVNGPHGSTSAFVGLTIGAVAFTDDPHVQPGHSRRPLADTVQFTGTGAWKGHGGYRYSVFAVDAGEPGRADTFRVVVTAPDGSVVAQVSGNLSAGNIQSLRVR
- a CDS encoding M14 family zinc carboxypeptidase; protein product: MRLKALAGGVLLAGAITAPAFAQGPRVTATPQKIDEDYTARIKKATSDPRIITELVDHMPVSDKVPSPLKFFGYVPGEPGHLSYHADIVRYYEALEKASSRVKLFRLGKSEEGREMVALAIADDATIKQLDKYKAITAKLTDPRKLQDAEAKQLIATGKPIYYATGSIHTPETGSPEMLIELAFRLAVEESAFIQTIRNNAIVVLTPATEVDGREKVVDNFNWSLKNPGKPQPGLVYWGQYVQHDNNRDGIGVGLHLTQNILKSFLDWHPTVFHDLHESVTLLYVSTGTGPYNTVVDPIQINEWWLLAQNEMMEMAKRNVPGVWTYNYYDGWVPNYMFWIGVTHNSIGRFYETQSFNGQNYTVSPNQSREWYRPNPTPNDVMWGPRANVNMQESAILITMNNVAKNKETFLENYYLKNKHTIERGQTKAPYAYVVPAAQRRRVEAAELMNLVRREGAEVHTANSAFAIGNLQVAPGDYIVRLDQPYGAIVETLLGVQFYSPDNPRPYDDTGWAIPLLRNVKATAVADKTILSQPMTLAAADFTVPGAISGTGPVLIVDNNTDNTLVTFRFTHAALKMTAAEQPFEAGGHHFSAGSFIIANADRAALEPSIRELGLSAFAVAAAPAVAQHDLDVPRIGYIHTWTSTQDEGWVRMALDKFKVPYTYFGDNLVRQGGLRDKYDVVIFPHAGGSGQALVYGGVSGNEPRPYKKTDDTPHLGIEDSTDDMRGGLGYDGLQELYKFVQQGGVLITEGGTSTIFPDFNLTPGVTVEPAEGLFVRGSVLKAIVADKTSPVTYGYDQNALAVYFNQAPVLAVAGGGRGAGARGGAAVDGGPGSFNMQPQSVPPKLTTLEGGAPTMAGTPAVAENAGRGGRGGGRGGGGGGFGGRGGAPTTAAPRVLLSFPTDPNDMLLSGVLVGGQALAGRAVVVDAPIGKGHVVMFANRPYWRWQTQGNFFLGFNTILNWNDLDAGRQAPRAPTTSPQQER
- a CDS encoding nuclear transport factor 2 family protein produces the protein MIRNLTLTLAALTLAATGASAQANPETAGIAKTRTAFEKSVAAQDAAAIAKLFTADGTEMPPNAPAAKGRAAIEAFHKSFAQQFMNHGFSLAATETKVLGDTAYEIGTYKQTLMVMKGGGMIDDTGKYIVLLKKDASGWLITHAIYNSDNPLPGQAPAKK
- a CDS encoding DUF6263 family protein, producing the protein MRTWIAGVALVVAPLLALAQTTLQYRWKQGEPVAYETNLKTDSTMSGMPGAGDVTLGQTMTQRVRLLPAAVAPDGTTTLQQTIEAVKVEMTTPMGKAAYDSAVPQATPDESSAPLATVFGGIVGATLSVTVAPDGAVQRIDGVQKALDKIVQNLPPQQRASAQAAQTLRAVLSEGAIRSSLEQSFPRLPSQSVKPGESWTAQVSLGSEATGRIAGTQTLTLKSIEGDVATIDVALALKQESSPPMGPSGMTMKLGDSHGSGTLTFDVAAGRIRSASMITELASTMTASGPDGRPTTIKNTTRISMTMEEIK